ACGGATCTGAATACCTCGACTTCTTAGAGACATTAAATATAGATGAAGATAGTTTTCCATTGATACAAGCAATCGATCAACACAAAATATGGGAAAAAATATCAGGGCCCATAACACCAACTACATTTATAAAAGCAATTGACGAATTACAAAAGCAAGATCAATCTTTTTCTTTGAGTGGAGCAAGCTGGACTAATAACTTGAGTTGGGAAGATGGATATAAAAATGTTTTAGAACCAATTTCAAAACTTAGTTCATATTTTCACGAAACATTTGACGATTTAGTAGTTCACAATCCATCGTTAACAAAAACACATTGCTATCAAGAAGCACTCCTATACCTTTTGCTATTAGAAACTAGCTGTTTCCGTTATTGGGGACAGGGGAAATGGACTGAATACGCTAAAACGATCTTCGAAAAAGGTGAAGAAGTTCTTAGAAACATAGAAATGTCAGCACAGAAAATTTAATTAATTTTGTAAAGGCATCAAACAAGAAAAAGAATTAACTAGCAAAAAATAAATTTTTGCGTTAAGGTCACCGACCAAAGCTTTAATAAAATGACTAGTACAAGTTTTGACAAAAATGGACTTGATAAAGCAGGTATTCATTGGATGCAATATCTTTCAATGACATCAATGTCATTGCTTATATTTCTCATAGCCTTAGATAAAGCAGTTCCTAGCTTTCATCATTTTGTCTTACTTTCAATGGCCAAAGTAGGAATTATTTGTAATGGGATAGCTGGATAAAGAACTTTTTACAGATTCACTGATCTTGCCAAAGAAAAATATTAAAATATGAAAGAGAAAATCAATCCAGACAACGATTGTTACGATCCTTCAGAGGAATACTTCAAAAAGAAAGATGACACATATGAAAATGAAACTGAAGAATATTTCCCTCAAGAGACTTCTAAGCCCCCCCATTATTAAAGCAACTAAAAAGGGCTGGAGATTATTTGAAATCAACTAATGATTATTATTTATGTGAAATGTATGTACCTTCTGGATAGAGCTTTGAAATTGCATTAAATCGCTTTGAGATTTGTCGTTCTTTGTCGATGTTGACTTTACGATTAAGAACCAAGACGTTGTGAATCATCCATAGAAAAAAGCCAACAAGCCAATACCAAGATATAGGATGAGCCAAAATTTTTTATATAATTTTATTCAAAATGGCAATTTTGAAAGTTTTTTTCATAAGTATTTAAACCTTTTGTTATTACCTCAACATCAAAATTAGATTTTTAGAGACAACATATTCAAGATTGTTGCCCTTTTCACTAGTTCAACAACTTTGTGGGATTAGCTAGAAATACCCTAGTCATTCATTAAATATGGAAACATTTGGTGTAAATCAAGCGAAACAGTTCGCAAGTATACTTATACCTCATTATTATCATAGGCTTTTCTACCATAATTTACTAAGAACAAATCAGTGTCTTTAGGCCTCTAATTTGAGATTAAGATTAGAATATTTATTGAATTATTGAGGGAGCTATAACTTATCTGGTTTGGTTTTATGATAGATATTCAAAAATATGAGCTTTTCAAATGCCTTTCCATGCATATAGTTTGGCAATCGTTCTCTTCCGCTCTGCTAGATATTGAACAATATGTAACACATTCAAGATAATCTTCAATTGGATCCACTTGTTCCTGGGACATTTTCTTAGTATCTAATGTATTCATAAAAATCTCCAATAATTGCGTTTAATCTATCCTTTCTTTTTGTTTTTTTCTATCGGTATTACTTACTAACTTTTAAGCATAAGAAATACAGATAAAAATCAAATTTACATTGAAAAGCATCGGCGGAACAGAGATGAAAATACGATTTAATATCTCAAAATAATAGTTATATAAAAAAATACTTGAAGCAAGGAAACGTCAAGATGCAATTAAATATAAATTAAAATGATTTTTATGCTACTTTCTCAATTTTATTCTGATTCCTATTCTTTCTCTAATAGCTTTTATCGGAATCATATCTTTCATTTGATCATCAATTTGCTTTTTAATTAAATTCCTAAATAGTTGGTAAAGCAAAACCAACATCAAAAGTGATACTACTAGGGTTACAAATGCGATTAATGAATAAGTATCCATTTTAAAGCTCTCTATATATTGCCCATTCATCACCATCAGCCGTAACTTCAGACAGCAAAGCAACAGCTATATCAGAATGATCAGAGCGTTTAACAATAATCTCTTTACCACCAATATACGGATCATTGAACTCTGATTTTGAACGGCTAGCCTCCAACTGTTCAGATGGTGTCAAAAGTTCAAGAATTTTAATCCATATCTCATCATCTGAAGCGAAAGGAGGAACAGAAAACTTACTCGGACTATTTCTTTTTTTATTCATATTATTTAATTTCCAGCATTAAGCTCTTTCACCTCATTAACTAATCGCTCTTGTCGTTCAGGCGTAATAAATCCAAGAGATGCACAATCATTAATGTCTTGAATTGGATCTGATAGTCCATCGTGTTTTTCTAGCCATCCCTCAGTGCAACCTTTACATGCTAATTCATTTAATTCATTAGCCAAAGACTTTGCTTTCAAGCTATCCATCAATAAAGATTTAAATACTTCTTTCTTTATACTTTACTGTCATTCAATAACTCCAGGAAAAATTAATAAGCCTTATTCAAATAAATTGCAAAGTTGTCAAATTAGTACCCTATCAATAGATAAATAGAATAAAAGAAAATTAGAACTATAGAAAAAATTATGCTGGGAGCTCATGCAGCTTCCTTTTTGAATTCACGGTAAATAGAAATATCTATAGGTCTATTCACATCAGATTGAAAATCAACTATATCTTGATAAATCTCATTAGGTAAAGGTTCCATTTCGCATCTTGAATAACATTTGCTGTCGTCGATCTTTTTTAATGAAAACCTGTTGCTTAGGCGCTTAAAGATAAACAATGTCACAATGCAACTTAATTTAGTTATATCGTTTGAAGCTGTAGATGCAATATGCAAAACTACCAGGCTTTTCTATTAATTGAGTAAGTAGTTATTACTAATAATATTTTTTTGTAGTAGTTACCACTTCATATCAATTGGAATAAAGAGGATTATTAAATGAGAATCAAAAAAAAAAATGACTTTATCACCAAATGAGATGACTCCGTACATAAGAAAAATACAACAAAAATTTGATGAAGCTCAAATGTTTTTAATGAAAAATGGTTTTCACCAAGCCACAAAAGGGCTTTTACAAGACATCGAAAATGCTAACGGTATAAATAAAAAAGCTAACTAACATCCTCCCAGACGATGAAAGCTAAAACAACCACGTCTGTAGGGACAAAAGTAAAGTGGGAATCATATATACCCTCTAATATTCACTCACACTTTCCATGACAACTGAAATCACTGTTTTAGACTTCAAGCTTAGTAATACTTTTTCAGAGTATTGCACTCATATGAATGCCCCAGAGCAGCAGGCGATGTTTAAAGAAATGGATGTTAAAATTTTTTATATGGGTGAATGTATAGGAGACTCTAAAAGAGCAACTGTTATGTTTGAAGGGCCAGAGAATGTTTTATATAACATTTTCATTAGTCCGGAAACAAAGCCTATTGTTGAAGCCTCTGGTCATATTTATGAAGAAACAAAAATCACAAGATGGAAAAACAATTGTTCTAACTGTTAATTTTCACGTATTGAACTTCCTAAAGGAATCGTATTTGGAATCATAGGTATTGAATGTTTTTTACCGTCTGGGCTTACATATATATTCTCTTTCCCATATTCTGTATCAATGATTTTTTCAAAATGAGTCCCTTTTGGAAGATGTAAAAAATATTTTTGTGCTCTGTTCATCTTTTTTATAAAGCTATTTAAAAATAACTGGGATATTTCCCAACGACAACAAATTGGTTGTTTTATGAAAGTTTTGGTAGCTAACTATTGAATTTTTTCTAAAGCAGTTAATAATCTTCCCACTCTAGTTCCATTAACTCCAAGATCGCCACCACCATATCTTGATGCCGATTTGATTTGAATCTTCTTATCTATTTTAAAAATCTCTAAGTCATCTGGAAATCTGAAAATCAAACTACGACAAACCCCTTTCCAATAATGTTCATTACTCACTAAAACCTTGGTTCTAGGGATTTTCTGGGCAATCGTGACAAGTTGATCAAAGGTCTTGTCAACATCTTCAAATTCTTTTTGAAAGAAAACGCAATTCAGTGGATTTAAGCAGGGACTAAGACCTGATTTAGAATCTGGCATATTTTCTATTAGTTCATATATTGATCATGACAAAAAGTTTATTCCCCCTGTTCTTGTATTTCATTAACTTATTACTCAGTTATGTCTAGTTCTCCCTACCTAAAATACTCATGGGAAAAAGATTCTTCAATTAAGTTAAATTCAAAAGCCTTTTTGAACATGAAACGATTAGATAAGACAGGGATGATGCTAATTGTTTTCAGTGTGGCCTCAACACTTCCTTATCAGTTTCATTTTCTCTCTTCTATGAGTTAAATAAAATTAATCCCTCTCTCGATAGATTGTGCTAATCAAAGGTCTTTTAATTAAAGGCGGTTCAGTCCCATACCCAATCCAAATAAAACCAATAATTTCTTCCTCGCTTGGGTTTATTTGTGCAATTTTATAGGTATTAGGGTCTTTAGTGATTGTTCCTGTTGACCACTTGCAACCAACATCATCAGCAATAAGTGAAAGCGACAGGTTTTGAATCGCGCAAGCACAAGCAGCATAATCTTCGAGTTTTTGAACTTGATTATCAGTACATATTTGAGTGGCGATAAGCAAATGGGAAGGCTTTAGCATTTTGTCTCTTATCTTTTTCAAACTAGATTCATCTATTGTCATATCACCAAACTTCAGAGTAAGCTGTAGTTGATATAGAAGTTCCCTTTTTTTTATCCCAATACTAGTAAAACGCCATGGGAAAGTCCTTCTGTGGCAAGGTGCATGATTAGCTGCAAATATTGATTTTTCAATTACTTCTCTAGGAACACGTTTTTTTGAAAAGATATGAAGTGTCCTTCGTTTTTTAATTGCTTCAGCTATTTCCATGATTTTCTCTTGATGTTATTAACTACACTATTAGCAATAGTGAGAATTATACAAAAAAGTTGGTTTAGAGACCTGTATAAATAAAAGGTGTTTAAATCATCTCCAGCTTGAATCTAACATCAAAAAAACCATGATTAGTTGAAAATCACTTATCAAGCAACTTTGTCAAGAATTACATTTGATGGTTTTGAAAATAACGAGACGACTTGGCCCATGGGTGTCTTGAATACGCGTTCGACAATTTCTCCATCATTAATAATTACCTTCGTATTCAAGGACCCAGAAGGTAGATTTACAGTTCTTTTTTTTAGAAGAATCTCTAGCTCTGGATACTGATCATTAGGTTTAAGAACCTCTTTTAACTCAGGATGCAGATCTAAGATTGTGTCATCAAAGGCCTTAAACTTTTTCGTTAAAACCATATTTTAAGGTAGCTGTTACTTATGACTTGTAACCTACTGATCTCATGACGTAAAGAGTATTTAAACTAAGTTCGGGATAAAATTAATAAGACTTTAAATAAAGCTTTAATGAGCTAAAAATAAATTGTAATAAGTTTTACTGGTAGTTCAAAGTGCAAACTAGTCATTAATATCTAGTCGCATCAACCACTCGCTGTTCATGATGAGAACTAGATGTTAACTCAAAACTTCTTTCACTTAAAACTGACTGTGTAAAAACAGTAATAGCTGCAATACTTGGTGTAATAGGTAAAAACATAAACAAGGCCATCACACTACTATTAGATTTAAATAATCTTTGCATTAATAAAAAAAAAGGTTCAATTATTATTCTTAAAAACTTTTAAGTGATTTGCGTGTTCGGTTTCCCTTGAATAAAGCTATTAGTTTGACCTGTAATAACATCTAAACACCTTTGGTCTTTTCCAGAGCATTGAATAAATAGCTTCAAGTGCCTTTTGAGTTTTAGGCAACTTGCAACTAGGCCATGACTGTTGAGTAATCATTGTGATTATTTCGGAGTCATTCTTATTTCTACATGAGATGCCACCCATAAAACCAGAGTAATAGAACTCAGGCAAAAATACATAGAACAAAAACTATTATTCAGCTAGTTATCTATTGGGAAAATAAGCATAAAAAAAAGGGGGTGATTTATCACCCCCCCTTTTGTATTACCTTTAAATTACTTTTGGTAAGTATTACCTCTGTAAGTTAAGGATGCTTGCACCTGCTTTTTAGCTTCTGCTTGCCTAGAGGTGTAGACGTTACTTCTGTAACTAAGTTCTACAACTTTTTTTGGAGTAGCTTCTTTGTGTTGAAGGTACTCTTGACCTCTGTAAGTAAGAACAGTCATTGCTCTTTCTAGTAGTGCTCAAGACCCCGTTCCATGTCTCAAGTCTTACTGCAGCTTGTTATTTAGCTGAACGTTTTTAAACACTAGCAGAAATTATCTTTAAACGATGTTCTTAGTGATACATAAAACAGTGAATAATGTAGTGTTAGCCGAAATAGTTGCATTTCTTACTAAAAAACACCCTTAAATCACTAAGAAAGTTAATTCTTTATCCTCTATTTTCATTTTTAAAATAAACCAATCTTCCTCCTTTTCCCTCTTCTTAAAAAAGTCATTAAAGCACAAAGAATGATCCTAATATGGCAAAAATTATCAAAGTAATTAACGACTTAAACCCAGATGAAGCAATATTTTGAAAGTTTGAATCAAATGCTTTCTTAAGATTTCAAGAAGGTAAACCATTTAGTAACCACACAAAAGCCTCATTATTTAATACCCAGTTTCTAAAAACAACTATCACTATTAAATTGATTAAAAGAAGAATGAATAAACGGAGTTTTGGATCCTCTATCCCCATAAATCTTTTGTAAATTAGTTTTGTTAGGCAAGGTCAGTTACAAAAATGTTAACAATTATGGGGCTACAGGAAGTTGGTAAGAAGTTAAAAGAATATGTATGATTTTCAATCCGCTTTAAAAGGCCTACCACCTTTACTTAAATAATCCATATATTTATCAGACTCTTTGAGGTAATAATTCCTGCTTTGACCAATATATCTAGCTTCAATTAAGAGATCCGTAACTTCAGGCCAAAAAGATTCAGGGACCAACTCAAGAGGGTTAATTGCACTTGGATTCCAATTTAACTCAGTCAAAAATAGAAACCAAATCGACTTGCACTTAATGAAATCAGATAAACAATCTGAATTAAAATTATTCATTTATAAATTGGACTGATTGAGCTGCTTTATCAGCTTTAATTTTTGCATCATCGATGGTTTCTGCATTTGCTACAGCTACTCCCATTCGACGACCTTCAGTAGAGCTCGGCTTGCCAAATATAAATACGCCGGTATTCGGTTGACTTAAGGCATCTTCAAGTCCCGTAAAAGCTATGTTTGAAGTTTTCTGGGAAGCCAAAATCACTCTGCTCGCAGAAGCTTCATGACAAACTATTTCTGGAATTGGGATACCTAAAACAGCTCTAAGGTGTAATTCAAACTCATTTAAATTTTGGCTAATCAAAGTTACTAAGCCTGTGTCATGTGGTCTTGGTGACAGCTCTGAAAAAATCACCTCCTCACCCTTAATAAAAAATTCAACGCCAAACAAACCAACTCCACCAAGATTATCAGTGACACATTTGGCTATCTTTTGAGCCTTATCTAAAACACTTTCAGTTAATGTAGCTGGTTGCCAACTACATTGATAATCTCCATTCTTTTGCTCGTGTCCTATCGGTTCACAAAATAATGTTTTACCATTAAATTGTCTAATAGTTAATAAAGTAATTTCTAAATCAAAATCAATAAATTCCTCTAATATAATTTTATTTGATTTACCTCTTGATTTTTCAATAGCCAAATCCCAAGCCTGGACTAAATCATTTTTATTATTAACTAAGCTTTGTCCTTTACCTGAAGAACTCATAACTGGCTTAATTAATAACGGATAACCAATCGCATCTGCACAAAAATTAAGCTCGGATTGATTCATCGCATAACTAAATTTTGCAGTTCTTATATTTAATTCGTTAGCAGCTAAATCTCTTATTTTATCTCTATTCATAGTTATCGCAGTAGCTCTAGCATTTGGTATTACTGTTATTTTTTTTTCGATTTCCTTTAATACATCTACTGCAAGAGCCTCAATTTCAGGAATAATTATATCAGGATTACATTTATATATCACTTCTTTTAATTCACTACCATTATTCATATTTAATACTTCAAATTGATCAGCTATCTGCATGGCTGGCGCATCATTATATCTGTCACATGCAATAACATAACAACCTAATCTTTTTGCTGCGATTGCCACCTCTTTACCTAATTCTCCGCTACCTAAAAGCATTATTTTCTTTGGAAAAACGTTCATAATCATATCTATAGGTCAAAAATATAAATTAATATAATATCTCTTAAACAGAATTGATAATAAAAAAAAGAAGTAGAAATTAACAGAGACACTGAAAGGGAAAAATTATTCTTAGTACAACAGAGCGCTTTTTGTTGATTGATAAAATCAATTGATCATTCGCGATTGTTTTTCGACTCAATAAGATAGAAGAATGATATTTCTACCACAACAAGTAATTTTTGGATAACTACTTTTGAGTACTGCAATGATATTGATTGTGGACATTAGGTAGAACCGTTTGAAAACAACGAAAACAAGCTTAAAAAAGCAATTCCTAATCCAAAAACCATATCTAATTTTTCACGTTAATCCTATAAATTGCTAATTAGCCATACAAGCTCTTTACGAGTGGAGAAAAGTTAGTTAA
This is a stretch of genomic DNA from Prochlorococcus marinus str. MIT 0912. It encodes these proteins:
- a CDS encoding DUF3764 family protein, with product MTTEITVLDFKLSNTFSEYCTHMNAPEQQAMFKEMDVKIFYMGECIGDSKRATVMFEGPENVLYNIFISPETKPIVEASGHIYEETKITRWKNNCSNC
- a CDS encoding DUF1499 domain-containing protein, with protein sequence MPDSKSGLSPCLNPLNCVFFQKEFEDVDKTFDQLVTIAQKIPRTKVLVSNEHYWKGVCRSLIFRFPDDLEIFKIDKKIQIKSASRYGGGDLGVNGTRVGRLLTALEKIQ
- a CDS encoding nitroreductase family protein, with protein sequence MEIAEAIKKRRTLHIFSKKRVPREVIEKSIFAANHAPCHRRTFPWRFTSIGIKKRELLYQLQLTLKFGDMTIDESSLKKIRDKMLKPSHLLIATQICTDNQVQKLEDYAACACAIQNLSLSLIADDVGCKWSTGTITKDPNTYKIAQINPSEEEIIGFIWIGYGTEPPLIKRPLISTIYRERD
- a CDS encoding DUF4278 domain-containing protein — encoded protein: MTVLTYRGQEYLQHKEATPKKVVELSYRSNVYTSRQAEAKKQVQASLTYRGNTYQK
- the purT gene encoding formate-dependent phosphoribosylglycinamide formyltransferase, whose protein sequence is MNVFPKKIMLLGSGELGKEVAIAAKRLGCYVIACDRYNDAPAMQIADQFEVLNMNNGSELKEVIYKCNPDIIIPEIEALAVDVLKEIEKKITVIPNARATAITMNRDKIRDLAANELNIRTAKFSYAMNQSELNFCADAIGYPLLIKPVMSSSGKGQSLVNNKNDLVQAWDLAIEKSRGKSNKIILEEFIDFDLEITLLTIRQFNGKTLFCEPIGHEQKNGDYQCSWQPATLTESVLDKAQKIAKCVTDNLGGVGLFGVEFFIKGEEVIFSELSPRPHDTGLVTLISQNLNEFELHLRAVLGIPIPEIVCHEASASRVILASQKTSNIAFTGLEDALSQPNTGVFIFGKPSSTEGRRMGVAVANAETIDDAKIKADKAAQSVQFINE